One window from the genome of Fulvivirga lutea encodes:
- a CDS encoding IS110 family RNA-guided transposase: MKKLALTQTLYPYIVGVDVSKESIDVCMIDTAQDRCESKVLTNTKEGYMKLKQWMKRLGNDVDNQTLFCMEHTGIYTRNLVKYLLSRGCKVWMESSLHIKRSMGLVRGKTDKIDAERIAMFAYTHQKEAKLVTMTHATLDRLQYLMRTRVRLMKGLQSQEKAINEMEYFDKKAGREMRMMCRQALEGLNKSLAKVEAKMLELVSIDREVRALYELITSVKSVGKVLAIDLIVYTHGFTRMLDGRKLACYCGVAPFEYRSGTSIHSPSGTSQFANKILKSHLHMASMNAIRCHQELREYYLRKVEEGKGKMSAINAVRNKLLHRIVAVVKRGTPYVEKLDKK, translated from the coding sequence ATGAAGAAACTAGCTTTAACCCAAACCCTTTACCCCTATATCGTAGGAGTAGATGTAAGCAAAGAGAGTATCGATGTTTGCATGATCGACACAGCGCAAGATCGCTGTGAGAGCAAAGTATTGACCAACACCAAGGAAGGTTATATGAAGCTAAAACAATGGATGAAACGCTTAGGCAATGATGTAGATAACCAGACTCTGTTCTGTATGGAACACACCGGTATTTACACCCGTAATCTGGTCAAGTACTTACTAAGTAGGGGGTGTAAAGTTTGGATGGAGTCATCACTTCATATTAAAAGGAGTATGGGTCTAGTACGAGGCAAGACCGATAAGATTGATGCTGAGCGGATTGCAATGTTTGCCTATACACACCAAAAAGAGGCTAAATTGGTAACGATGACACACGCTACCCTAGACAGGCTCCAGTACTTAATGCGTACACGAGTGCGTTTGATGAAAGGATTGCAGAGCCAGGAGAAGGCCATTAATGAAATGGAATACTTTGATAAGAAAGCGGGACGTGAGATGCGCATGATGTGTCGTCAGGCGCTAGAAGGTCTGAATAAATCATTAGCTAAAGTAGAGGCAAAGATGTTGGAGCTGGTGAGTATCGATAGGGAAGTACGAGCACTTTACGAATTGATAACATCGGTAAAGAGTGTTGGTAAAGTATTGGCAATAGACTTGATAGTCTATACCCATGGGTTTACTAGAATGCTAGATGGTCGGAAGTTGGCCTGCTATTGTGGTGTGGCACCTTTTGAGTATCGGAGTGGTACAAGTATTCATTCCCCGTCAGGCACGTCACAATTTGCCAATAAGATATTGAAGAGTCATTTGCATATGGCTTCAATGAATGCCATTCGTTGTCATCAGGAACTTAGGGAATATTACCTGCGAAAAGTGGAAGAAGGAAAAGGGAAAATGAGTGCTATTAACGCTGTGAGAAATAAACTACTACATCGAATAGTGGCAGTGGTAAAACGAGGAACACCTTATGTAGAGAAATTGGATAAAAAGTAG
- a CDS encoding UPF0158 family protein — MHNAFRTEMTPTEEHIKEIAELLDCGHVCFFHEQTGTIEYYPNPDSEYFDPEPWQETIDRIDADLDNYLPFEKMDSRQGFQMMEDFAHSLTDTDFRERLFKLLSEGKPFSKFKWAIDNSEYRQDWFDFKKQANINWVRSQIE, encoded by the coding sequence GTGCACAATGCCTTCAGAACGGAAATGACACCAACGGAGGAACATATCAAAGAAATAGCAGAGCTTCTGGACTGTGGACATGTCTGCTTTTTTCACGAACAGACTGGGACGATTGAATACTATCCCAACCCAGACAGTGAATATTTCGACCCCGAACCTTGGCAAGAAACTATTGACCGAATTGACGCTGATTTGGATAACTATCTCCCGTTTGAGAAAATGGATTCCCGACAGGGATTTCAAATGATGGAAGATTTCGCACACTCATTGACAGACACCGACTTTCGGGAGAGGTTATTCAAGTTGCTTTCTGAAGGCAAACCATTCAGCAAATTCAAATGGGCAATTGACAATTCAGAATATCGGCAGGACTGGTTCGATTTCAAGAAGCAAGCAAACATCAATTGGGTTCGTAGTCAAATTGAATAA
- a CDS encoding type II toxin-antitoxin system death-on-curing family toxin: MLEIKDVLSIHERLIQEFGGASGLKDKPLLESAISRPFQTFDGKDLYQTPEEKASALLESILINHPFVDGNKRTGYTLFRLILLSSNMDIDATEDDKYDMVISVAEGKTDYAKILEWTRKRIKPVW, from the coding sequence ATGCTTGAAATTAAGGACGTTCTTTCAATCCATGAAAGACTTATTCAAGAATTCGGTGGTGCAAGCGGACTTAAAGATAAACCTCTTCTAGAGTCAGCTATTTCAAGACCTTTTCAAACATTTGATGGAAAGGATTTATATCAAACCCCAGAAGAAAAAGCCTCAGCCTTACTTGAGAGCATTCTGATTAACCATCCTTTTGTTGACGGAAATAAAAGAACAGGCTATACATTGTTTCGACTAATTCTTCTTTCCTCCAACATGGACATTGATGCAACAGAAGATGATAAGTATGACATGGTTATTTCTGTAGCAGAAGGAAAAACAGACTATGCTAAAATTTTGGAATGGACTAGGAAGAGAATAAAACCCGTGTGGTAA